The following are encoded together in the Corticium candelabrum chromosome 1, ooCorCand1.1, whole genome shotgun sequence genome:
- the LOC134195463 gene encoding uncharacterized protein K02A2.6-like: protein MTLKEGAQPNVNRPRPAPYALQEKVDSELSRLQNEGILRPVESSQWAAPIVVVRKGHGTVRLCGDYKVTINPYLESNPYPMPNPEDLFATLAGGAIFSRLDMKHAYQQLQVELDSQEYLTVNTSKRLFAYTRMPFGISTAPASGREKWIGSWQELPEQYAT, encoded by the coding sequence ATGACACTGAAGGAGGGAGCTCAACCGAACGTCAATAGACCCCGTCCTGCACCATACGCGTTACAAGAGAAAGTGGACAGTGAGCTGTCACGGTTGCAAAACGAGGGCATACTGAGACCTGTGGAAAGCAGTCAGTGGGCTGCGCCCATAGTAGTGGTCAGGAAGGGACATGGGACTGTGCGTTTGTGTGGGGATTACAAGGTGACAATTAATCCTTATTTAGAGAGCAATCCATACCCTATGCCTAATCCGGAAGATCTTTTTGCCACATTAGCAGGAGGAGCTATATTTTCAAGGCTGGATATGAAACACGCTTACCAACAGTTGCAAGTGGAGCTAGACAGCCAAGAATATCTGACCGTGAATACCAGTAAGAGGCTGTTCGCTTACACTCGAATGCCGTTTGGAATCAGCACAGCACCAGCGTCTGGCAGAGAGAAATGGATAGGATCTTGGCAGGAGTTGCCGGAACAGTATGCTACATGA
- the LOC134195557 gene encoding jerky protein homolog-like, giving the protein MSSDKDITKKTKRAHKTLTIEQKVAILDELGSASYSVLCERYGIGRSTISDIKRKESELRQYERKLTEMGTSRLAKTMKLSTYEELERAVFMWFRQTREKGIPVSEEDFGNFVASSGWLWRFCKRHCIRQLALQGEKLSADKPAADQFVLRFQAFVKDSDYSTEQIFNCDESGLYHKLLPQKTLAGHFERSADGRKTQKDRVTISACSNASGSIKLPLVLIGKSKNPRCFKNVNRDHLPVSYYNQSNAWVNTGIFSDWFHHKFVPVVQETLREKGLDDKAVLLLDNCSAHPNEEDLISADGKVIAKFLPPNVTSLIQPMDQGVLVSIKRRYRKKMLQDLILQNDRGVSIIDFVCGINMMEISDKVSASWDEITPRTIRLSWRKILPIYPDEGSQEPAGITESGESFEEPSSNLTPLFSALGYEMTSTEIEEWLMVDNLDPGYTHLDDDEIVTEVLAHGRDEETAADEDEMQSSDHDASTNQSGISHGSAFQMLSDCLTWFREQTEATQYSLSVLRSLRDLAAKKRLSTLEQTRVTDYFEK; this is encoded by the exons ATGTCGTCAGACAAAGATataacaaagaagacaaaacggGCTCACAAGACTCtaacaatagagcagaagGTAGCAATACTGGATGAACTGGGAAGTGCCTCCTattctgtgctgtgtgaacgATATGGAATCGGTCGAAGCACCATTAGCGATATCAAGAGGAAAGAGTCTGAACTGAGGCAATACGAAAGGAAGCTAACCGAAATGGGAACGAGTCGACTTGCCAAAACAATGAAGCTTTCTACTTACGAGGAGCTGGAGAGGGCTGTTTTCATGTGGTTTCGGCAGACGCGCGAGAAAGGCATTCCTGTATCAG AAGAGGATTTCGGCAACTTTGTTGCCTCGTCTGGTTGGCTTTGGAGATTTTGTAAGCGTCATTGCATTAGACAGCTGGCCTTACAAGGAGAAAAGCTGTCTGCCGATAAACCAGCTGCTGATCAGTTTGTGTTACGTTTCCAAGCTTTTGTCAAGGATAGTGATTACAGCACTGAACAAATATTCAACTGTGACGAGTCAGGTTTGTACCATAAGCTGCTGCCTCAGAAAACGCTTGCTGGTCACTTTGAGAGGTCTGCTGATGGGCGCAAGACTCAAAAGGACCGTGTTACCATCAGTGCCTGCTCAAACGCGTCTGGTAGCATAAAACTACCCTTGGTCTTGATAGGTAAATCCAAGAATCCTCGTTGTTTCAAAAACGTCAATCGTGATCACTTGCCAGTGAGTTACTACAACCAGTCTAATGCTTGGGTGAACACAGGAATATTTTCTGACTGGTTCCATCATAAGTTTGTTCCTGTAGTGCAGGAAACGTTAAGGGAAAAGGGTTTGGATGATAAAGCTGTCCTTCTGCTTGACAACTGTTCTGCTCATCCGAATGAAGAAGACCTGATATCAGCAGATGGCAAAGTGATCGCAAAGTTCCTTCCACCGAATGTCACTTCGTTAATTCAACCCATGGATCAAGGTGTGCTAGTATCCATTAAACGCCGATACAGGAAAAAGATGCTTCAAGATCTTATTCTTCAAAATGATAGAGGTGTGTCAATCATTGACTTTGTTTGTGGAATCAACatgatggaaatttctgaTAAAGTTTCCGCTAGTTGGGATGAAATTACACCTAGAACAATTCGATTGTCTTGGAGAAAGATTCTACCCATTTATCCTGACGAAGGCAGTCAGGAACCTGCTGGCATCACAGAATCAGGAGAGTCATTTGAAGAGCCTTCTTCTAATTTGACCCCTCTCTTCTCTGCTTTGGGTTATGAAATGacttcaacagaaattgagGAGTGGTTAATGGTAGACAATTTGGATCCTGGTTACACTCATTTGGATGATGATGAAATTGTCACTGAAGTCTTGGCTCACGGTCGTGATGAAGAGACTgctgcagatgaagatgaaatgCAAAGTTCTGATCATGATGCAAGCACAAACCAGTCTGGCATCTCTCATGGCAGTGCATTTCAAATGCTCTCTGATTGTTTGACATGGTTTCGGGAACAGACAGAAGCAACTCAATACAGCTTGAGTGTTCTTCGGAGCCTACGTGACCTTGCAGCTAAAAAGAGACTAAGCACTCTTGAACAGACGCGGGTGACGGACTACTTTGAGAAATGA